Genomic DNA from Lutibacter sp. A80:
AGTTTCAATTATTGAAATAAAAGGTGATTATACTGATTTTGTTCTGCCTTTAAAAGAATCTATATTACAATTTATTAAACAATTTAAATTTAGGTTAGTGTTTAATAGGTTGCTATTTACGTTTAAAAATAAGTTTATTAAAAATAAAGCTTTAGCTGAGCAGTATTCTTGGAAAAATATGAGCACTGTAATTCCAAAGTCCGATAAAAAATATGATACAGCTATTGCTTTTTTAGAAAAATCATCTATTTATTTTTTAGTTGATAAAATTGAAGCTAATAAAAAAATTGGATTTATACATAATGATTACAATAAGTTAGATTTAAATAAAGAATTTGATAATTTTTATTTTACAAAACTAAATTATTTGGTTACGGTTTCAGAAGAATGTTTAAGCGTATTAAAATTTATTTTTCCTAAATTAAAACAAAAAATTAAAACTATACATAATATTGTATCAACAGAATTAATATCCCAACTAGCTGAGAGCGACGCAGCAAATGAAATGATTATAGGTAAATATAATATTCTTTCAATAGGTAGATTACATCCTCAAAAAGGGTTTGATATGGCAGTAGATGCTTGTGGAATAATTAAGAGAAAAGGTTATAATTTAAATTGGTATATTATAGGAGAAGGAAATGAAAGGGAAAATTTAGAGATTAAAATAAAAGAAAAAGAACTAGTTGAGAACTTTTATTTGCTGGGATTAAAAGAGAATCCTTATCCTTTTATAAAAAAAGCAGATGTTTTTGTTCAGTCATCTAAATACGAGGGAAAATCAATTGTAATTGATGAAGCAAAGATTTTAAATAAACCAATTGTAACAACAAATTATTCAACAGTTAAAGACCAAATACAGCATAATATAAATGGTTTAGTTGTAGAAATAAATGCCGAAAGCTTAGCAAATGGAATTATAAAAATGATAATGGATAAAGATTTAAGAGAAAGTTTAGTTTTTAATTTAAATAAAGAAAATTTAGGAACAGAACATGAAATTAATAATTTGTATAATCTGATTGAATATTAGACAATGAAAAAAGATATTCTTTTTATTATGAACAGTTTAAACTGTGGTGGTGCAGAAAAAGCTTTAGTTTCTTTATTACAAGTAATAGATTACAATAGATACAATGTAGACTTATATTTGTTTAAAAAAGAAGGAATGTTTATAAAAGATGTACCAAAAGAAGTTACAATTTTACAGCAGCCTAAAAATTATTCTTTTTTCGATATGTCTATAAAGAAAGCAATAGTACAAAACTTAAAAAAAGGCAATTTTAAATTAATATTTTATAGAATGTTAGCCGGATTTGTTTATAAAATTGAAAAAAAACCAGTAGTTAGAGAACAAAAAGCTTGGAAATACCTAAAAAAAGTAATTCCAAGCTTATCTAAAAAATACGTTGCTGCTATTGGCTATTTGGAAAAAACGCCTAATTATTTTTGTATAGATAAAGTAAATGCAAAAATTAAAATAGGGTTTGTACATACGGACTTAGAGAAACTTGGAATTGATTTTATTAAAGAGCAAAAATATTTAACAAAATTAGATCATATTATAACGGTATCAAAAGAATTACGAGATAGACTGTCTTTAAGATTGCCTTTTTTATCTTCAAAAATTACTTTTATAGAAAATATAGTTTCCAAAAATAAATTAATTAAATTATCAAATGAACCAATGTCAATTAGTTTAGATAAAAATTATTTTAATATTTTGTATGTTGGTAGGTTAGCAAAAGAGAAAGGGCTTTTTTTTGGATTAGACGCAATTGAAATTTTAATTAAGAAAGAATATAAAATTAAATGGTTAATAATAGGTGAGGGTAATAAAAAGGAAGAACTGGAAAAAGCTTCACAAGATAAAGGAATTCGTGAAAATATTATTTTTTTAGGATTTAAAGAAAACCCTTATCCTTATATGAAAGAATGTGATTTATTCCTATTACCATCTTTTTATGAAGGTAAGTCAATTTCTTTGGAAGAAGTAAAATTATTGCATAAACCAATTGTGGTTACTAATTTTAGTTCTGCTCAAGACCAAATTGTTGATAATAAGACAGGTTTAATTTCCGAGTTTACACCAAAATCAATTGCCGATAATATTGAAAGGCTATTTGTTAGTAATGACTTAAGAGAATCTTTTATAAAAAACTTGTCATTAAATATGGATGGAACAGAAAGTGAAATTAATAAACTTTACAATATATTAGAAAATTAATGTTAGTTACAATATTTACTCCAGTTTTTAATAGAAAGCATTTAGTTATAGATCTTTATGAATGTCTGTTGAGGCAAAGTTTTAAAGATTTTGAATGGGTAATTGTTGATGATGGGAGTTCTGATGGGCTCGAAGAGGTAGTTAATAATTTAATTAGTGATAATAAAATTAAAATAAAATACTTTTATAAGGAAAATGGAGGAAAGCATACAGCAATTAATTTAGGAGTAAAAAAAGCTAACGGGGAATTATTTTTTTTAGTTGATAGCGATGATCTTTTAGTAGATAATGCTTTAGAATTAATGTCTAAAAAATGGCCTGAAATTAATGAGAACCCATTAATTTGCGGTATTGTAGGTTTGTTTAAATTTGAAAATGGCAATGTTGTAGGAGATACTTTTAATGATTCTTTAGAAAAAGTTTCTTTTGCGGATATATATTTAAAATACAATCTAAAAGGGGATAAAACTGTTGCATTTAAAACAAAAATTATGAAGGATTACCCTTTCCCAGAGAAAAAAGGGGTAAAGTTTGTTTTTGAAGCAGTAGTTTGGCACGATATGGCAAAAAAATATTTTGTGATATGCTTAAATGAGATAATTGGTATTGTTAATTATCAACAAGAAGGTTTATCAGATAGTTCATATAAATTATGGTATATTGAAGGATTAGCATTCTCTTTTTTTCAATCTATAATTAAAAATATTCATCCATTTAACAAATATCCAAAAAAATATATTTCCAATTATATTCATTTAGCATCAAGTAGTCTATTGTCAAATAAGAATTATTTTTTGCAATTAAAATCTATTAAAAGTAAGTTTATATATATACTTATTTTTCCTAGGGCTTATTTTGCATATTTAAGAATGAGAAATAAAGTAATCAAAAGAGAAGAATGATATTTAAACTTATAAAAAAAATTATATTGAAGTTGAAAGGGATATCAAATGAACAGTTGTCCTTAAATGCTAATATTGCAGCTGGTCTGAAAGTTGGTGAAAATTGTTCGGGTCTTATAGGTTGTACAATAGATCACGGTCATTGTTGGTTAATTGAAATTGGAGATAATGTGGTTTTTGCACCTCAAGTGTATTTATTAGCTCATGATACTAGTACTAAAAGAAGTTTGGGGTATACAAAAATAGGTAAAGTTAAAATAGGTGATAATTGTTTTATTGGTGCAAGAGCTTTAATAATGCCTAATGTAAGTATTGGAAATAACACAATAATTGGTGCAGGTAGTATTGTTACGAAATCTATTCCGGCAAATGTTGTGGCAGCTGGAAATCCAGCTAAAGTTATTAGTTCCATTGCTGAATATGAAAAGAGAATAAAGAAATTAATTGAAGATTCACCAACTTATGAAAAGGAATATACTATGTCACATAATATTAACGATATTATGAAACAAAAAATGTGTAAAGATTTGGATTCTCTAAGTGGATTTGTAAGATAAAAAAGTATGAATTATATTGTTATTTTAATAATTATAATTATTGTTTTAATAGATATTATACCACAATTTATTTCTTGGAAAAATCGTATTTATATAGGAAGATGGGAAACAACAGAGGTTTGGAAAGTAGCTATATTAAAAAAATCGATAAAATGGTTTAAAAAAACACCTACTATAAAACTAACGGATAATAATAGATTAATTATTATAGATATTTTAAAAGGAAATTATAAAAGAAAATCTATACAACATTGGCAGGAAGCTGGGTTAGTTTTAGGTTTAACACAAGTTTATATTGAGAATAAAGATAAAAATATTAAAAAGGAGCTTATAAACTATATTAATACTAAAATAACTGAGAAAGGCAATTGGATAGAGCAGCCAAAAGAGATAGATGGCGTTATTTTAGCATACGCTATTTTAAATATATCTTGGGTAAATCATCAAAAAAATAAACCAGCTTATGATGCTGTGTATCAATTAATCAAACGTTTAATTGGAGAAGATGATACGGTACAATATCGTAAAAGCATGAAACACTATCGGTATGTAGATACAATTGGTTTTATATGTCCGTTTTTAGTTTTATATGGTGTTAAATTTAAAAATAAAGAAGCGTTAGATTTAGGCTTGTTTCAAATAACTGCATTTAACAAATATGCAATGTTACAAGAGTCTTTTATTCCTTGCCATAGCTATCATATTAAAACAAAATTATCTGTTGGCTTATTTGGTTGGGGACGTGGTTTAGGTTGGTATGCCATCGGTTTAATTGATGCTTGGAATGCTTTACCAGAAGATGATTTAGATAAAAAGGTGCTAACCAATAATGTTATCTTATTTACAAAAATGATTTTAAAATTTCAAAATGTAAATGGTAGTTGGAACTGGATGATTACAAGTGCAGAAGCTAGAGCAGATTCTTCTACAACTGCTACTCTTGCTTGGTTTTTAGTTAATGCTGCTAAAATAGATGAACTAGAAACTGAGTGTTTAAATGCAAAAGATAAAGCTTTAAATTATTTAATGAAAGTAACACGTCGTAATGGGGCTATCGATTTTTCACAAGGAGACACTAAGGGAATTGGTGTATATTCCCAAAATTTTGATATTTTACCATTTACGCAAGGATTTACTTTAAGAACTAGTTTTTTAAATAAGACTGAATGATAAAGTTATTCTATATTACAAATGCAATTAATGGCTCAGGAGGCTTAGAGCGTGTACTGGCGGTAAAAGCAAGTTATTTGGCAGATACATTAGGGTATAAAGTACATATTCTAACTTTAAATAATGGTGACAAATCTCCATTTTACAACTTTAGTACTAATATTAAGTTTATTGATATTAAAGTAAGTGGCAATGCTATCAATTATTTTTTACAGTATAAAAAAGGAATAAAAAATGCGTTGAAAGTTGTAAACCCAGATGTTATTTCGGTATGTGATGATGGTTTAAAAGGTCTGTTATTTCCAATATTCTTTGGAAAAAAAACACCTGTTATTTATGAACGGCATGCCTCCTTAGATTTTAATTTTATTTCAGAAAAAAATAATTCAGCAATTCAAAAGCTTAAAAATTATGGTGTACAATCTGCAATGCTTTGGAGTGCAAAAAAGTTTGATGCTTTTGTAGTACTTACCAATGGAAATAAAAAAGATTGGCATACAGTTAATTGTACAGCAATTCCAAATCCTTCTCCATTTAAAAATAGTATTAAAGATTTTAAAGCAGCAAAAAAAAATATAATTTTAGCTGTAGGGTCCCAGAGTTATAATAAAGGTTTTGATAGGCTACTTACCATTTGGGGGTTGATTGAAAAAAAATATCCAGATTGGAGCATAGAGGTTTATGGAAAACAACATAAAAAACTTAATTTGCAACAAAAGTTAAAGGAGCAAGGTTTGAGTGCACGTTTTAGTTTTAATGAGCCAATTAAAAATATAGCAGATAAATATGCTGAAGCTTCCATATTTGTATTGCCTTCAAGGTCAGAAGGTTTTGGTATGGTATTGATAGAAGCCATGAGTTTTGGAGTACCCTGTGTTGCGTTTGACTGTCCACACGGTCCAGCAGATATTATAAGCAATAATAAGGATGGTTATATAGTTGCGAATGGAAATTTAGAAGAATTTGCAGAAAAGTTAGCCACACTTATAGAACATCAAGAAAAAAGAAAGCAGATGAGTGGAGCGGCTATTAAAAACGTAAGACGTTATGCTCCAGAAAAAATAATGCCACTTTGGGATGAATTGTTTAAAAAAATGATCAATTAACCATGAAAAAGATATTATTAATGATTCCGTATGGTAGTGTTGGTGGCATGGAAAGGTTAGCTTTGACTTTTTATGATTATTACAAAAGTAAAGGATATATAGTTAAAGGGTTAAAAATAATTAAATTAAATAATGATATAATTTCATTTGGAGATGATGAGATTTATTTAAGTAATAAAGATTTTAATGAAATGTCAAGATTTCAAAGAATGATATTTTATTTAAAGTGTCCTTTCTTAATAAATAGGCTAGTTAAAAAATATGAAATATCACATTCTATAGCTTTTGGTGATATGGCTAATTTATTTAGTAGTTTGTCATTTAGTAAAGAATTTAAAGTTGGCAGTATTCATGCTTTAAAAAGTTCAGAATTTTCAGGCTTGTCTACCTTTAATAAAATATTTAAATTAAGCTATAAGTCGACGTATTACTTTTTAGATAAAGTAGTATGTATTAGCAAAGGGATAAAGGATGATCTTATTGAAAATTGTTCATTTAAATTTAAAAATAAACTTATTGTAA
This window encodes:
- a CDS encoding glycoside hydrolase family 88 protein produces the protein MNYIVILIIIIIVLIDIIPQFISWKNRIYIGRWETTEVWKVAILKKSIKWFKKTPTIKLTDNNRLIIIDILKGNYKRKSIQHWQEAGLVLGLTQVYIENKDKNIKKELINYINTKITEKGNWIEQPKEIDGVILAYAILNISWVNHQKNKPAYDAVYQLIKRLIGEDDTVQYRKSMKHYRYVDTIGFICPFLVLYGVKFKNKEALDLGLFQITAFNKYAMLQESFIPCHSYHIKTKLSVGLFGWGRGLGWYAIGLIDAWNALPEDDLDKKVLTNNVILFTKMILKFQNVNGSWNWMITSAEARADSSTTATLAWFLVNAAKIDELETECLNAKDKALNYLMKVTRRNGAIDFSQGDTKGIGVYSQNFDILPFTQGFTLRTSFLNKTE
- a CDS encoding DapH/DapD/GlmU-related protein produces the protein MKGISNEQLSLNANIAAGLKVGENCSGLIGCTIDHGHCWLIEIGDNVVFAPQVYLLAHDTSTKRSLGYTKIGKVKIGDNCFIGARALIMPNVSIGNNTIIGAGSIVTKSIPANVVAAGNPAKVISSIAEYEKRIKKLIEDSPTYEKEYTMSHNINDIMKQKMCKDLDSLSGFVR
- a CDS encoding glycosyltransferase family 2 protein, with the protein product MLVTIFTPVFNRKHLVIDLYECLLRQSFKDFEWVIVDDGSSDGLEEVVNNLISDNKIKIKYFYKENGGKHTAINLGVKKANGELFFLVDSDDLLVDNALELMSKKWPEINENPLICGIVGLFKFENGNVVGDTFNDSLEKVSFADIYLKYNLKGDKTVAFKTKIMKDYPFPEKKGVKFVFEAVVWHDMAKKYFVICLNEIIGIVNYQQEGLSDSSYKLWYIEGLAFSFFQSIIKNIHPFNKYPKKYISNYIHLASSSLLSNKNYFLQLKSIKSKFIYILIFPRAYFAYLRMRNKVIKREE
- a CDS encoding glycosyltransferase, with translation MKKDILFIMNSLNCGGAEKALVSLLQVIDYNRYNVDLYLFKKEGMFIKDVPKEVTILQQPKNYSFFDMSIKKAIVQNLKKGNFKLIFYRMLAGFVYKIEKKPVVREQKAWKYLKKVIPSLSKKYVAAIGYLEKTPNYFCIDKVNAKIKIGFVHTDLEKLGIDFIKEQKYLTKLDHIITVSKELRDRLSLRLPFLSSKITFIENIVSKNKLIKLSNEPMSISLDKNYFNILYVGRLAKEKGLFFGLDAIEILIKKEYKIKWLIIGEGNKKEELEKASQDKGIRENIIFLGFKENPYPYMKECDLFLLPSFYEGKSISLEEVKLLHKPIVVTNFSSAQDQIVDNKTGLISEFTPKSIADNIERLFVSNDLRESFIKNLSLNMDGTESEINKLYNILEN
- a CDS encoding glycosyltransferase family 4 protein; the encoded protein is MIKLFYITNAINGSGGLERVLAVKASYLADTLGYKVHILTLNNGDKSPFYNFSTNIKFIDIKVSGNAINYFLQYKKGIKNALKVVNPDVISVCDDGLKGLLFPIFFGKKTPVIYERHASLDFNFISEKNNSAIQKLKNYGVQSAMLWSAKKFDAFVVLTNGNKKDWHTVNCTAIPNPSPFKNSIKDFKAAKKNIILAVGSQSYNKGFDRLLTIWGLIEKKYPDWSIEVYGKQHKKLNLQQKLKEQGLSARFSFNEPIKNIADKYAEASIFVLPSRSEGFGMVLIEAMSFGVPCVAFDCPHGPADIISNNKDGYIVANGNLEEFAEKLATLIEHQEKRKQMSGAAIKNVRRYAPEKIMPLWDELFKKMIN
- a CDS encoding glycosyltransferase, whose protein sequence is MKKNILFIIPSLDAGGAEKSLINLLSVFDYSKYNVDLVLFNKTGLFLNMLPKEVSIIEIKGDYTDFVLPLKESILQFIKQFKFRLVFNRLLFTFKNKFIKNKALAEQYSWKNMSTVIPKSDKKYDTAIAFLEKSSIYFLVDKIEANKKIGFIHNDYNKLDLNKEFDNFYFTKLNYLVTVSEECLSVLKFIFPKLKQKIKTIHNIVSTELISQLAESDAANEMIIGKYNILSIGRLHPQKGFDMAVDACGIIKRKGYNLNWYIIGEGNERENLEIKIKEKELVENFYLLGLKENPYPFIKKADVFVQSSKYEGKSIVIDEAKILNKPIVTTNYSTVKDQIQHNINGLVVEINAESLANGIIKMIMDKDLRESLVFNLNKENLGTEHEINNLYNLIEY